tcaatccatttcatccattgGAGATCCTTCCCATCGGTTGGATTCCATCAAGTACATGTTATTTACTCCTTGTCAagaaatacatacacacatttATCTTAGAATGCATGCCTCCAACTTGAGAAATTTAAGACCAACTAAGAAACACAGGCACTTCACCAAGGGCAGCGTACAAGTATTGGACATTTCCAGACAGGCATCCAAGATGCATTGGAATCATCAGAAACTGTCTAGAGTAtccaattgttttttttttattattattaattattttacgaTTAGGCGCATTGCCAATATGTGAGGAACGCCCATTTCCCCTCTAGGAACATGCACTAGACAGGCTTGTGGTTATAATGCATCCCCTGCTCATTTATTCCGACCTCTGTATTCTATCAAGAAGTACCTCCCATATACAAAGGGGAAACTACTATGTGGGATATTGTGGGACAGTTTTAGACTTGCATGATGAAGCAAGGGTGCTTGAGGTCATGGAACTCTCACTTCACCAACTGGAGTTGGAGGCAGATTTATTAAATGATGAAGTAAATGAAGATTAAGATGATGAACAGACGAGGTTCCAACTCAGCCGAGATGTGTGCCGTTTTATGTGTTTGGGAGATTTTGcatttgatgatgattgatgggcTTAATCacattctttaaatttttggcTCATTATATCCCTTTATTGATTGTTTAGTTAAATAATATACtagcttattttattatttcttgttGCACGTGTAATATGTATGGGCATCCCCAACAAGGGTCAGGATGGGGGTGCAACACCCCATCCTAGGGTATCACACAGAACATCAATGGTCATTCACCTTGCGAGAACACTTAATTAGGAACTACGGAATATGGGCAATTAGATTACGAGTTAAGAATATGGTTCTCCCACTCATCAGGCTAAAGAATAATTCaatgaaaatgtaaaaaatcCTCCCTGGTGATTACTCCCTTCGCATGTGTCTTTTTAAGTGAAGGTGAGCTTTTTATATTCTATACACGTaaatgattttgagatttcatCCTAAGCATGCACATCAAAATGTTTGGACCTACTGACTAACAAAATCATTCACATCATTAGGTaagaacataaacaaaatattacaTTGGGTCTCAGGCCTTGCATACATAATTTACATCAGTAACTAGCCTCCAATTAGAGTCTTACATACCCAAAAATAGTTACATAACCTAGCATTCGTAGAGTAAATAAATGCTGTTGCTCTGTTTGTCGAAACTTGACAACGCCTACAATCTAACCTACTTGGTTCATCAATGACCACCTCCTTGCCTTTTAAGGTTCTTGCACCAGCTTTTTAAAAAGAGGGCAAatagaagagaaacaaacatgAGTACATTTAGCTTAGCAAGGCATGTCACGGGTGCAAAGGATGTGTAACATGAAAACACTTCATTCAAACCCTGAGACCTGGCTGATCTAGCAAGTGCCTTACCCAGAACTGGCTGTCGGACTTCCAACCATTTCGTCAGACAAGCATTCCGAACTATGTCGAACTGTGGCTAGTTACCCTAAATCGTGACTAGTCACCTCTGTCTGACACAAAACTTTTACAAAAGCATAATTTTAGAGTTCTTGTAACTAAGGTAAGCATAAAACGCCGACATCTAGATTGTCATCCTTAATGTCCATGGACCAATTTCAAACACAAGCTTTATGCAAATATCACAAATGCATGTCAAAACCATTCAAATGCACAGGCAATATACCAACCCAACCAACAATCAACCTGGGTAGTTCTTACTTGTCTCTTTAGCCTCTTGTCAGCTCCTGTTTCTTTGCTATTGTGGTGGTCATGTGAAATAAGATACAACATACATATCAATACTCTGAACTGAGTCTTAACTGCGTTATCTTTCACTTATGCAAATCTAGGCCtttatcaaaatatccaaaGGTCCCAAAACTGTGTAGTCTCGACGTTAAGAAACATGATATTTCATAATTTTACTCAAACACCTCAAACCATTTCAAAATATCACAAGTTTCccaatattttaacaatttaccCTTCGACCCACTAGTTTCTAGAAATTGCATGAATacccaaatctttcaaaaattcccaACTTTAGCCTGGAATTTCACCAAGACCCCTcgggttaaagtgtaatttatttccAACCCATGAAATTCAGTTTATTGCAGCCAAACCCACAGCTTTTCATAATTATAGTTTAGCCCCTAGCTGCAACACCCTTATCTTTAAACCTTGATTTTTGGCTCGATTTTACTTGGATAGACACATGTAAGACCTCCTTGGCATGCTAGAGGTTTTGTAGACTCGGACTATAACCTCAAATTGACAAAATCATGGGACGAGACTTACCGAAATTTAGCTTTGAAATCTATAATAGGCTGGTCGAATAGACTATCCTTTTTTAAGCTTCAATTTCTTCGACACCTCTTGCTCCTACAACACATGCAAAGCCATCCCAAGGGTTTTAGAGGTGAAAGGAAAAAGATTATAGATTTAAATcagaagagaaatgaagaaattgCAAGTTTAAACTCACTAAGCACTAGTCAAAGTAACCTTCCAACAACTTGCGACTTTTCTCCAGtggcttttcttcttccttcgaccattcctctttccttctttttcttgattGGAATGACTAAGAATGTGTGtaacacacatatacacataacTTTCAAGTTGAGCCTTGAGCCTAAGTGTGCCTCAGGCATGCTTTTGACAAACAATACGGCCACAACTTGAACTCTTTGACTTTTTGGTCACAAAGGAACAACCTTACTATTTCTATCAAGGCTTGCCCactaaatatatacatatatattaagaaatctaaattatattttaagcatgtcttgagctttatggtgtttgattttttttaatcactgttatattttttattgctGAATATACAATCGGTTTCTTCACGTGTCCACAATTGTGTTCTCAATGCACGCATTCCACGCCACTCCTTCCACATTTGATATGCCAGAATATGGGAAGTGTAGAAAACTTTTAAGTATGGGCTACTCAATAAAGATTTcaggttttttttattttttattttataacaatgAGAACTGCAAAAACAGGACCTTAGTTAAGAATTGGGGGCTCAAATGAAAAGATAACTAAGCACATTTTGGATATATTGCTAGGCATTTTTGCGAGGATTTGAACAATATAAAAAGTACTAATTTTGGTAAAGATATGTAGAAGTTGGATTAGTGACTAATCAAGTGACTAAGAGTAACTAAATAGGGAATAAAATATCCTTTAGCAAATAATGGGATCCTGCAGCAATATGTAGAAGCTTCTTAGCTGAAGGAGGTGATGGGATGTCACACAAACAAATTGCCGCAAGACCATGACGTGGTAATCTACTTGTATGGGAATAACATACTACTGATAATTTATAAGCCATACCAGTACAGATGGTCGCATTACAGGAGCACTACCAGGTGAGTCTGCATCACTGTAACATTAAAAAGTCAATCAGAActatttttctgaaattaaCACAAAAGCAAAACAATATCCTTACCAGAAAGCAATACTTACTCCATGTAATTCTGAAAATACAGATCCTCACGCACTTTAGATGTCAGCTCCATCACAAGGTCAGGGTGTTTCAGCTTTAAATGCTTATGGACAAACTCAGCAGCATGGAAAAGCTTTGTGCAACCCTTGGCCCCACAACCATATTTCCAGCCATATTTCTCATCTCTAATTTTTCTGACATGGGGGTCCAATGCTTCAGCAGTGGCTGCATCTATCTTCTCTTTAGCAGTCATTACTTCCAACGGATCTTGACACTTCAACCTCTCCTGCCAACGAGAGTCTAATTTCTTTTCCCAGTCAGTCCCATCACTAGGTCCACCAGAACCCTTGCCATCTATCCTGACATGCCGGAGACCCTTAGGTTCACTTGTTTCCACTAATCCATAGTAATCCACTCCATGAATGCGCCAAAGATAAGTTAGAAGGGTATCTAGCAGTTCAATGCCCTCAAGGCCTTTTACAGAGGTTAAACCCCGTACAATGATAACCGGGCCACTGGAAGTGGTATGAGATTTGTCCCTATTCGTTCTGTCATTGTCAACCCTAGAtattacattgtcctcaattcCCTTTTCAAAGTCAAGTTTCCTAACAAGTGCCTGTGCTTGTTCAATGTCAATTTGGATCCGTCTGGGTTCAGAGCTAACATGATGAGCTCTGGGAGCAGCTGAAAGAACATCACTTTCTTTACTTGGTGCCTTTTCGTGTCGTCTTCTTTTTCCACTTACATCTGCTTCATCCTCAGAGTTTGGATCACTTGTTTGTCCTGATTTGTTTAAAGATAAAGTGTTGACGCCAGGACCTCTGTTTTTCACATGTGAAACATTATTTGTATGGTAAAACTCTAAAACAAGGTGCAAATGCAGAAGGTGCAGATCTTACAAATCCAGTGTTCCGCTCTGCAAATCAAGCAAAAAATCCTTTGCCATCTTTCGTGCAAGCTCATTTCTCCTAGAAAGGCATTAGTGGATGCAGAAAAATAAAGtcaaaattaatcactcaagGTAAAAAACACATGGTAGCAACTGACAATTATCTATAAAATTGGGTTAATTTACTAAGGTACCAACTTCCACCCCTTTGTCGATGCAAGTCACAAACCTTTCTATTACACCAAGTAAATTTGTAGGATGATATTTGTCTTTCAACCTATATCCAAGAGCATGTCAATTAGAAAAACAATACAGAACAGAtgagcaaaaacaaaataaaaagataaagtgCACCATTCTTCATCTTTATGAGCATTGAAAAAAGCTCGTTTCTGAGTTGATATGTACTCTGACTTGTACTCTTGATATCTGTTAAAAAGCAGCAACCCAATTTTATgataaagggaaaaaataaaaaggaaaaacacaaaaaagaaaaaaaaaaaatcagaggcCACAAAAGATGGTCAGCTGAACTGATGTCCAGACACCTACAGCAATTACAATATCACTCCTGTACCTGCGCTCAGCTTCTGCTGGTAGAATATCATCTTCAAGCTCCTGAATGAACTGCTTATAAGACATCAGACCTTCTCTGGAAAATAATATCCAGTGTTATATTATTGTCTTAATAAAGCCCCAAAATCTAGTGCATATACTCTAAAAACAAACAAGATAAGGAAAAAAC
This genomic stretch from Diospyros lotus cultivar Yz01 chromosome 1, ASM1463336v1, whole genome shotgun sequence harbors:
- the LOC127806273 gene encoding serrate RNA effector molecule-like isoform X3, with product MAEVINMPVDSLDHRQEGKDNKPPAAADEDSDSPPPPPPPAKRRDRDSRERRDDGDSDRRRASGDYYDRNRSPPPPTLRERDYKRRASPSPPPPYRDRRPRSPQHPPFKRSRRDDAGYDGRRGSPRGGYGSSDRRFGYDYPYDREVGGRPGYADEKPHGRYIGRTSGGYPSGPFNWDSGLGSYNEASSAGGSHREGLMSYKQFIQELEDDILPAEAERRYQEYKSEYISTQKRAFFNAHKDEEWLKDKYHPTNLLGVIERRNELARKMAKDFLLDLQSGTLDLGPGVNTLSLNKSGQTSDPNSEDEADVSGKRRRHEKAPSKESDVLSAAPRAHHVSSEPRRIQIDIEQAQALVRKLDFEKGIEDNVISRVDNDRTNRDKSHTTSSGPVIIVRGLTSVKGLEGIELLDTLLTYLWRIHGVDYYGLVETSEPKGLRHVRIDGKGSGGPSDGTDWEKKLDSRWQERLKCQDPLEVMTAKEKIDAATAEALDPHVRKIRDEKYGWKYGCGAKGCTKLFHAAEFVHKHLKLKHPDLVMELTSKVREDLYFQNYMDDADSPGSAPVMRPSVLKEKPQRHRPALDNRLKDERGSRRERDNRDTYDRSEKQQSLDFQTNDDVPVGANPDELMFDSFGGQGIHVAPPFPSDIHPPPVLMPVLGAGPLGPFVPAPPEVAMQMMRDQGGPSPFEGSGRNGRPGAAPIIALPPTFRQNPRRLRSYQDLDAPEDEVTVIDYRSL
- the LOC127806273 gene encoding serrate RNA effector molecule-like isoform X4, which codes for MAEVINMPVDSLDHRQEGKDNKPPAAADEDSDSPPPPPPPAKRRDRDSRERRDDGDSDRRRASGDYYDRNRSPPPPTLRERDYKRRASPSPPPPYRDRRPRSPQHPPFKRSRRDDAGYDGRRGSPRGGYGSSDRRFGYDYPYDREVGGRPGYADEKPHGRYIGRTSGGYPSGPFNWDSGLGSYNEASSAGGSHREGLMSYKQFIQELEDDILPAEAERRYQEYKSEYISTQKRAFFNAHKDEEWLKDKYHPTNLLGVIERRNELARKMAKDFLLDLQSGTLDLGPGVNTLSLNKSGQTSDPNSEDEADVSGKRRRHEKAPSKESDVLSAAPRAHHVSSEPRRIQIDIEQAQALVRKLDFEKGIEDNVISRVDNDRTNRDKSHTTSSGPVIIVRGLTSVKGLEGIELLDTLLTYLWRIHGVDYYGLVETSEPKGLRHVRIDGKGSGGPSDGTDWEKKLDSRWQERLKCQDPLEVMTAKEKIDAATAEALDPHVRKIRDEKYGWKYGCGAKGCTKLFHAAEFVHKHLKLKHPDLVMELTSKVREDLYFQNYMDDADSPGSAPVMRPSVLKEKPQRHRPALDNRLKDERGSRRERDNRDTYDRSEKQQSLDFQTNDDVPVGTNPDELMFDSFGGQGIHVAPPFPSDIHPPPVLMPVLGAGPLGPFVPAPPEVAMQMMRDQGGPSPFEGSGRNGRPGAAPIIALPPTFRQNPRRLRSYQDLDAPEDEVTVIDYRSL